One window of the bacterium genome contains the following:
- a CDS encoding DUF2288 domain-containing protein produces MMNQSSEDRKPEIADVAWHHLAPHLERDALIVVSPDLDLNESAKAVARDDTSLVKEWIANGKLSKPSAEQLAEWEEDRTREFTCTIAQPFVLMQDKKRS; encoded by the coding sequence ATGATGAATCAATCCTCCGAAGACCGGAAGCCAGAGATAGCAGATGTTGCGTGGCATCATCTCGCTCCGCACCTTGAGCGAGATGCTCTTATTGTGGTTTCGCCTGACCTTGATCTGAACGAGAGCGCTAAGGCAGTGGCCCGAGACGATACATCCTTAGTGAAGGAATGGATAGCGAATGGCAAGCTCTCAAAACCATCAGCTGAGCAGTTAGCGGAGTGGGAGGAGGATAGAACCCGAGAGTTTACTTGCACGATTGCTCAGCCGTTTGTGCTCATGCAAGACAAGAAGCGATCATAA
- a CDS encoding DUF1302 domain-containing protein translates to MRLLPQTTLFCRSVVSRSCLSFLLTSLLVSLPAGAKELDFGDDSELEGSFDTTLSLGTTIRAQSRDESIIGRQNGGTGNSINGDNGNLNYDHGDVTSVVGSITNELDLSYDRTSLFIRTFGFWDWMVMTQGTERTSFSPSAERFAGGDFRLLDAYVTQDFNIGDEGALTIRAGQQVINWGESTFIPNGLISINPVDVTRLRTAGAALQNALIPMPAIDFNYSVDENLSFEAFYQFRFDHTDLEPEGTFFSTTDIASPGGNTVLLGFGAPGIPDNPAPYGLGVAGPVGIAVARGSDRDAGNQGQFGLAARWFVPELNDTEFGLYWTHVHSRVPLIGAVTGSLAGLGAGDYAASAEYFIEYPEDINTIGASFNTQVGSEGTAIQGEFIYRFDQPLQKDDVELLFAALTPLNPVFGANQVGSFGFDETIQGYIERDMIQGQVTVTQLTGPWAGADQWVMLAEAGFSYFRDFPDKDELRLEGPGTYTTGNPFFTAAGIQPETETDGFADKFSWGYRLVTRADFNNAIAAWNIRPSLAFQHDKGTSPAPITNFVDDRKTITGTVAADYLNRYQVGVSYTNFFDGGRYNLLRDRDFVSIFGSVFF, encoded by the coding sequence ATGCGCTTGCTTCCACAGACCACATTATTTTGTCGCTCTGTTGTTTCCCGTAGTTGTCTTTCGTTTCTTCTGACATCTCTTTTGGTTTCACTTCCAGCGGGGGCCAAAGAGCTTGATTTTGGTGATGATAGTGAACTTGAGGGAAGTTTTGACACGACTCTGTCACTAGGAACAACTATCAGAGCGCAGAGTCGCGACGAAAGCATCATCGGTCGTCAAAACGGAGGGACTGGAAACTCGATTAACGGGGATAACGGGAACCTCAATTATGACCACGGTGATGTCACCTCGGTGGTCGGCTCCATCACGAATGAGCTCGATCTCTCCTATGACAGAACAAGTCTCTTTATCCGAACCTTTGGTTTTTGGGATTGGATGGTGATGACTCAGGGTACAGAGAGAACCAGCTTCTCTCCATCTGCTGAGCGTTTTGCTGGTGGAGACTTTCGTCTTCTCGATGCCTACGTAACTCAGGATTTTAATATTGGGGATGAGGGAGCACTGACCATCCGTGCAGGACAACAGGTAATTAACTGGGGTGAAAGCACTTTCATCCCGAACGGTCTTATCTCTATTAATCCTGTTGATGTGACTCGACTTCGAACAGCAGGCGCAGCGCTTCAGAACGCTCTGATTCCAATGCCAGCCATTGATTTTAACTATAGTGTGGATGAAAACCTCTCTTTTGAGGCGTTTTATCAGTTCCGATTCGACCACACAGATTTAGAGCCAGAAGGCACCTTCTTCTCGACGACCGATATTGCTAGCCCCGGTGGAAATACGGTGCTCCTCGGTTTTGGCGCTCCAGGGATTCCAGATAATCCTGCGCCATACGGTCTCGGAGTTGCTGGACCGGTCGGAATTGCTGTTGCGCGCGGAAGCGACCGAGATGCCGGCAACCAGGGACAGTTTGGTCTAGCGGCTCGCTGGTTTGTGCCTGAATTAAATGACACTGAATTTGGTCTCTACTGGACGCATGTTCACAGCAGAGTTCCACTTATTGGTGCAGTGACTGGTTCTCTCGCAGGTCTTGGCGCGGGAGATTACGCAGCGTCCGCGGAGTACTTTATAGAGTATCCAGAAGACATCAACACTATTGGGGCGAGCTTTAACACCCAGGTGGGATCTGAAGGAACGGCGATTCAAGGGGAATTTATCTATCGATTTGATCAACCTCTTCAGAAGGATGACGTAGAGCTTCTCTTTGCGGCGCTTACACCGCTGAATCCCGTTTTTGGTGCAAATCAAGTCGGTTCGTTCGGTTTTGATGAAACGATTCAGGGGTATATCGAGCGAGATATGATTCAAGGTCAGGTGACAGTAACTCAACTGACTGGACCTTGGGCTGGCGCAGACCAGTGGGTAATGTTGGCAGAAGCTGGGTTCTCTTACTTTCGGGATTTTCCGGATAAAGACGAGCTGAGGCTGGAGGGACCAGGAACCTACACAACAGGGAATCCGTTCTTTACTGCTGCGGGTATTCAACCTGAAACAGAGACTGACGGCTTTGCTGACAAGTTTTCTTGGGGGTATCGTCTCGTTACTCGGGCTGACTTCAACAATGCTATCGCAGCGTGGAATATACGTCCTTCTCTTGCTTTCCAGCATGACAAGGGGACATCACCTGCACCAATCACGAACTTTGTAGATGATAGAAAAACCATTACGGGGACTGTCGCTGCTGATTATTTGAACCGTTATCAGGTTGGAGTGTCCTATACGAACTTCTTCGACGGCGGGCGGTATAATCTGCTACGTGATAGAGACTTTGTTTCGATTTTTGGAAGTGTATTCTTCTAG